In Halobacterium noricense, the genomic stretch CCTCCGCGACGCCAACCTCGCCGTCTACGCGTTCGCGCCGCTGGGGGCCGCGCTCGCGCTGCTCGCCGGCGGAGAGGGGACGCGGGTCGCGCTCGGCTTCCCAGTGTGGAGCGTGCGCGGTGCGCTCGCGCGGCGGGCGTTCTACGGCGCTGCCATCGTCCGGAACTTCCTCCCGGCCGGGAACGTCGGCGGCGGCGGGTTCGTCGCGTACACGGTGAGCCGCCACGGCGACGTCACCGTCAGCGAAGCCATCGCGGGCGTCGCCGGCTGGGAGTTCGTGATGATGGTCGCGTCCGCCGTCGTCGGCGGCGTCGGCGTGCTCGGTGTCGTCGCCGCTGGCCAGGACCCCGCGGGAACGGTCGGCCTGTTCGTCGCGTTCGGTGCGGTGCTGGCAGCCATCGCCACGGCCGGCGTCGTCCTCGAAGCCTACCGCGAGGCCGTCGCTGCCGTCGTCACCCGACTCGCACTCGCGTTCGAGCCCGTGTTGGCGCGCGTCGTTCCCGGCCACGACGTGCGCCTCGACGCCGGACGTGTGCGCCGCGGCCTCGACGAGTTTTTCGCGACGCTGAGCCGGCTCGCGGCGGACCGCTCGCGGTTCGTGACCGTGCTCGCCGCGGCTCACGCCGCGTGGCTCTGCTGGATGATTCCGCTGTTCGTGAGCCTGCTCGCGGTCGGCGTGGTGGTGTCGCCCGCAGTCGTGATGGTCGCGGTGACGGTCTCCGGATTCGCGCGCGCCGTCCCGCTGCCCGCCGGCATCGGCCCGGTGGACGTCGCGCTCGGCGGCGTGCTCGTCGCGCTCACGCCGCACTCGCTTGGCGAACTCGCGTCCGCGCTCGTGCTCTACCGGTCGAGCATGGTGCTCGTGCAGGTGATGGCCGGCGGGCTCTCGCTGTGGACGCTGGACGTCGCGGCGACCGGCAAACTCGCCGACTAGATGACGCCCGTTCTCGTCGCGGCCTCGACGGCGGCGTCCTCGCTGATGCCCGACCCCAGAATCGTGTAGCGGTCCCGAATCTCGTGGGCGGACGTCAGCGCCTCCAGCACTTCCTCGTCGGTGACGCCGAGCCCGTCCGCGGTCGTCGGCGCATCGAGGGAAGCCAGCGCGTCCCGGACCGACCGCCACTCGCCCTGCTCGCCCGAGTGGAGGTACTCCGCGAGAATCGAGCCGACGCCGACCTGGTGGCCGTGGAGTGCCTTCCCGGGCGCGATGCGGTCGAGTTGGTGGCTGAACAGGTGCTCGCTCCCCGACGCGGGCCGCGAGGAGCCCGCGATGGACATGGCGACCCCCGAGGAGACCAGCGCCTTCATCACCATCCACGCGGACTCCTCCAACTCCGGTTTGATGGAGTCCGCGCTGTCGACGAGCATCTCCGCGGTCATCTGACTGAGCGCGCCCGCGTACTCGCTGTACGGCACGTTCTGGAGGCGGTTCGCCAGCCGCCAGTCCTTCACCGCGGTGTAGTTGGAGATGATGTCCGCGCAGCCCGCAGTCGTTAACTCCCACGGCGCGTCCGCGATAACGCCCGTGTCCGCGACGACCGCGACCGGCGGCGCTGCCGCGACCGAGTGGCGGGTGTCGCCCTCCGGCACCGACCCGCGCCCGGAGACGATGCCGTCGTGGCTCGCCGCCGTCGGCACGCTCACGAACCCGACGTTGAGGTGGTCGCTGGCCATCTTCGCGATGTCGATTGGCTTCCCGCCGCCGACGCCGACGAGGTAGCCGACCTCCATCCCGCGCGCGACGTCCAGCACGTCCTCGACGGCCTCGAAGGTCGCCTCCTCCACGACGACGATTTCGGGGTCGTCACCCGCGGCCTCGAACTGCGCGACGATGCGGTCGGCGGCCACCTCCCGGGGCGTCTCGCTGGTGACGACCAGCGGCCGCCCCGTCAAGTGGGTCTCGACGACGACCTCCCGGGTCTGCGAGAGCACGTCGTGGCCGAGCACGACGCTCCGCGGGAGGCGTATCCACTTCGACTTCTCGAACATGTCCAAGCCTCGCCCGGGGACGAGTAAAAGTCTACTCGTCGTCGATTCGTGCGCTCGTACCGCTCAGACCGTCCCGAGCACGTCGAGGAGGCGCTCCTCGTCCTCGCGGTCGGGGCCTTCCTCCTCGCCGGTACGACCGTGCTCGCGGTGGGCGTCGACGGTCTTCGCCATCGCCTCTTCGACGGGCGTCGACTCGTAGCCCAGTGCCTCGACTTTCGACGTGTCCAGCACGTGCGGGTAGTCGCGGTACAGCGGGAAGTCCTCGAGGGCGAGGTCGACGATGTCGAGTTCCCGGGGGCTCGTGTACACGCGCCCGATGTCCGTTCCGAGTGCGTCCGCAATCAGGTCGAGCATCCGGTCGAGGGTGACCGCGTTCCGGTCGCCGACGTTGTACGCCTCGCCCGGTTCGCCCTCCTCGGCGACGAGCCGGAGGCCGCGGGCGACGTCCTCGACGTAGACGCGCTGCCAGAGGTTCGTGCCGTCCCCGGGGACGACGGCTTCATCGTGCTCGGCGACGCGATCAACCCAGTACGCGAGGCGCTCGGTGTAGTCTTGGGGGCCGTAGACGACCGGCGGCCGCACGCTCATCGCGTTCACCCCGCGCTCGGCGGCCTCGAAGACGATGCGGTCGCCGGCAGCCTTCCGCGCACCGTACGTCTCCATCGAGTCGTCGGTCGCCTGCTCGGCGGTACAGCTCTCCAGCGTCGTCTCGTCCTCGCGCTTGGGAACGTCCTCGTCGGCGTACGCGGAGCCGCTAGAGACGTAAACGTAGGCGTCGACGCCGCCGAAGACGTCGATGGCGTGCTCGACCTCGCGGGGCTTGTACGCCACGCAGTCGAAGACGGCGTCGGGCTCGACCTCCCGCTTCGCCGTCAGCAGGGCCTTCCGGTCGGTGCGGTCGCCCTGCACGTGGTGGACGCGGTCGTCCTCCGCGAACGGGTCGTCGTGCTTCCCGCGGTTGAACGTCGTGACGCGGTAGTCGTGGGCGAGCAGTTCCTCCACGAGGTGGCGGCCGACGAAGCGCGTGCCGCCGACCACGAGCGCGGAATCCATACCGGAGGGTGGGGTGGCCGCCACAAAAGCGGTGGCTATTCGAACGCCAGCGGCGCGAGAAAGGCGGACGAATCCGGGGCTACGGCGTTAGTCGGCGCTGCCGGCGAGCGAGCCTTCGATGGCGCTGGCGGGCAGCGAGCGGCGCGCGTCCGCTTCCGGCCGCTCGTCGATGGCGTCGCGGTAGGCGTCCGGCATGACGACCGCGAACTCCGAGACCGCCTCCTCCCAGTTCGCGAGCAGTTCGGCCGCGCGGTCGCTGTCCGTGCGCGCGGCGTGGTTCTCCACGAGCCGGCGAATCGCGGACTCGTCGCGCTCCGAGGGGTCGCGCGAAACCGCGACTATCCCGGTGTTGCAGCGGTCCTCGAAGTCGCCGTCGGGGTCGTGGACGTACGCGACGCCGCCGGACATCCCCGCGGCGAAGTTCCGCCCGACGTCGCCGAGCACGACGACGATACCGCCGGTCATGTACTCGCAGCCGTGGTCGCCGACGCCCTCCACGACCGCGTGCGCGCCGGAGTTCCGCACCGCGAAGCGCTCGCCGGCGACGCCGTTGACGTAGCACTCGCCGTCGGTCGCGCCGTACAGCGCGACGTTCCCGACGAGCGTGTTCTCCGCGGGCTCGAAGCCCGCTTCCGGCGGCGTCTCGACGGCGACCGTGCCGCCCGAGAGCCCCTTCCCGACGTAGTCGTTGGCGGCCCCGGTCAGCGACATCGTGACGCCGGACGCGAGGAACGCGCCGAACGACTGGCCGGCGTTCCCTTCGAGCGTGACGTCGAGCGTGTCGTCGGCCAGCCCCTCGACGCCGTGCTCGCTGCTGACGGCGTGGGAGACGCGCGCGCCGACAGTGCGGTCGCGGGTCGTAATCTCGCGGGTCAGCGAGACGGACTCGCCGTCCGCGATGGCCGCCTGCGCGTCCGCGATGATGCCCTCGTCGAGTTCCATGTCGGGCTGGTCCTGCTCGACGGTGTGCGTGCGACCGTCGCCCTCGGGTTCGGCGAGCACGCGCGAGAGGTCGATGTGCTCACCCTTCGGGTGGACGCTCTCCGGCTGGGAGAGGTGTTCGACGCGGCCGACGGCGTCCTCGACGCTCGTGTAGCCGAGTTCCGCGAGCAGTTCACGGAATTCGCGCGCGACGAACGTGAGGTAGTTCGCGACCTTCTCCGGCGTGCCGCGGAAGCGCTCGCGGAGGTCGTCGTCCTGCGTCGCGACGCCGGTCGGGCAGTTGTTCGTGTGGCAGATGCGCGCCATCACGCAGCCCGCCGACACCAGCGACGCGGTGCCGAACGCGAACTCCTCGGCGCCCAGCAGCGCGCCGACCGCGACGTCGCGGCCGGTCTTCAGGCCGCCGTCCACGCGCAGCGTCACGCGCGAGCGGAGGCCGGTCTCCACGAGGAGCTGGTTCGCTTCCGCGAGCCCGAGCTCCCACGGGAGGCCAGCGTGCTTGATGCTCGTCTTCGGGGACGCGCCCGTCCCGCCGTCGTGGCCGGAGATGTGGATGCAGTCCGCGCCCGCCTTCGCGCAGCCCGCCGCGACCGTGCCGATGCCCGCCTCGGAGACGAGCTTCACGTGGACGCGGGCGTCCGGGTTGCCCGCTCGGAGGTCGGAGATGAGCTGCTTGAGGTCCTCGATGCTGTAGATGTCGTGCTGGGGCGGCGGGCTGATGAGGCCGACGCCCGGCGTCGAACACCGCACGTCCGCGATCATCTCGTTGACCTTCTTCCCGGGGAGGTGGCCGCCCTCGCCGGGCTTCGAACCCTGCGCCATCTTGATTTGGAGGTCGTCGGCCGACGAGAGGTACGTGCTCGTGACGCCGAACCGACCGGACGCCACCTGCTTGATGGCGCACTCGCGGTCCGTGTCGAAGCGCTCGGGCGGCTCCCCGCCCTCGCCCGTATTCGCCCTCGCGCCGAGCTCGTTGGCGGCCTCGGCGTTCGTCTCGTGAGCCTCCGGGCTGAGGCTCCCGAGGCTCATCGCGGCCGTCGAGAACCGCTCGACGATATCAGCCGCCGGCTCCACGTCCTCGACGGGGACGCTCTCGCGGTCCTCGGTGTCGATGTCGAGGAGGCCGCGCAGCGCCTGGAGCTGTTCGGCCTGGTCGTTGACCTGTTCGGCGTAGTCCTCGAACGCCTCGTAGTCGCCGTTATCCACGCCCTCCTGGAGGCTGTGGACCGTCTGGGGGTTCCACTGGTGGAATCGCCCGGCGGTGCGGTTCTCGAATTCGCCGATGCGCTCGATGTCGGCTTCGTCGTCGAAGCCCGCGGCGTGGCGCGCGCGGATGTCGGCTTCGAGTTCGTCGAAGCCGACGCCCTCCGTGCGGTTCGGCGTCCCGGAGAAGAACCGGTCGACGACCGACGAATCGAGGCCGACGACCTCGAAGATTTGCGCGCCCTGGTAGGATTCGACCGTCGAGATGCCCATCTTCGCCATCACCTTCAGCAGCCCGTCTTCGAGGGCCTGCAGGTACGACGACACGGCTTCCTCGGGGTCGGGGCCGTCCGGCCCGGCGACGATGTCGCGGGCGGACTCGATAGCGAGGTAGGGGTTGACCGCGCCCGCGCCGTAGCCGACCGTCGCCGCGAGCTGGTGGACGGTGCGGACGTCGCCGGCTTCGACGACGAGCCCGGCGCGCGCCCGCAGCCCCTCGCGGGTGAGGTGGTGATGGACGGCACCGGTCGCCAGCAGGCTCGGCACCGGAATCGCGTCCTCGCCGGCCTCGCGCTGGGAGAGCACGAGCAGTTCGACGCCGTCGCCGACCGCGTCGGCGGCCTCGCGCTGGACGCGCTCGACGGCGGCTTCGAGGGACTCCTCGGGACCGAACGAGAGGTCGATGGTCGCCGCCGAAAGCCCCGCGTTCACGACCTCGTTCAGGTCGCTGTCAGCCAGCACCGGGCTGTCGAGGACGATCTGCTCGGCGTGTTCGGGGGATTCGCCGAGGAGATTGTTCTGCCGGCCGAGGCGCGTCTCCATGCTCGTCACGAGGTCCTCGCGGATGTAGTCGATTGGCGGGTTCGTGACCTGCGCGAACAGCTGGCGGAAGTACGACGCCAGCGGGTGGTTGAACTCCGAGATGCCGGGGAGCGGCGCGTCGTCGCCCATCGAGCCGACGGGGTCCTTGCCGTCCTGGACCATCGGCGCGATCAGTTCGTCGAGTTCGTCGCGCGTGTACCCGAACATCGCCTGTTCGGAGCGCAGGTCCTCGGTCGGGTCGCTGGGTAGCACGTCCTCGCCGGTCTCCGGGCGGAGCTGGTTCTGTTCGACCCACTCGCCGTACTGCTCGTCGGTGAGCTCCTCGAAGACGTCCTCGTCGTCGACGACGCCCTCGCCGGGCTCCGCGAGGAACAACTGACCGGGGCGGAGGCGGCCGCGCTCCTCGACCTCGCTGACGTCGCCCTCCAAGGCGCCCTGCTCGGAGGCCATCACGAGCGTGCCGTCCGCGCGCTTCTCGTAGCGGCACGGGCGCAGGCCGTTCCGGTCGAGGACGCCGCCGATGCGGTCGCCGTCGGTGCCGATGACGAGCGCGGGGCCGTCCCACGGCTCCACGAGGCTGGCGTGGTAGTCGTAGAACTCCTTGCGCGCGTCGCTCATCTCGTCGTCGCCCTGCCACGCCTCGGGGACGAGCATGCGGAGCGCGTGCGGGAGCGAGCGCCCCGTCTGCATCAGCAGTTCGAGCGCGTTGTCGACGCTGGCGGTGTCGGACTGCTCGGGGTCGTCGATGACCGGCAGCACCGTCTCGAGTTCGTCGGCGGTGAACTCCTCAGCTTCGAGGTCCGACTCGCGGGCGCGCATCCAGTTGACGTTCCCGCGGATGGTGTTGAACTCGCCGTTGTGGACGATGTTCCGGTAGGGGTGGGCGAGGTGCCACGCGCCCAGCGTGTTCGTGGAGAAGCGAGCATGC encodes the following:
- a CDS encoding lysylphosphatidylglycerol synthase domain-containing protein — protein: MDFDRRRVAFRVVVAVAIAALLVTGVGWDRVLRNLRDANLAVYAFAPLGAALALLAGGEGTRVALGFPVWSVRGALARRAFYGAAIVRNFLPAGNVGGGGFVAYTVSRHGDVTVSEAIAGVAGWEFVMMVASAVVGGVGVLGVVAAGQDPAGTVGLFVAFGAVLAAIATAGVVLEAYREAVAAVVTRLALAFEPVLARVVPGHDVRLDAGRVRRGLDEFFATLSRLAADRSRFVTVLAAAHAAWLCWMIPLFVSLLAVGVVVSPAVVMVAVTVSGFARAVPLPAGIGPVDVALGGVLVALTPHSLGELASALVLYRSSMVLVQVMAGGLSLWTLDVAATGKLAD
- a CDS encoding NAD(P)-dependent glycerol-1-phosphate dehydrogenase, whose amino-acid sequence is MFEKSKWIRLPRSVVLGHDVLSQTREVVVETHLTGRPLVVTSETPREVAADRIVAQFEAAGDDPEIVVVEEATFEAVEDVLDVARGMEVGYLVGVGGGKPIDIAKMASDHLNVGFVSVPTAASHDGIVSGRGSVPEGDTRHSVAAAPPVAVVADTGVIADAPWELTTAGCADIISNYTAVKDWRLANRLQNVPYSEYAGALSQMTAEMLVDSADSIKPELEESAWMVMKALVSSGVAMSIAGSSRPASGSEHLFSHQLDRIAPGKALHGHQVGVGSILAEYLHSGEQGEWRSVRDALASLDAPTTADGLGVTDEEVLEALTSAHEIRDRYTILGSGISEDAAVEAATRTGVI
- a CDS encoding SDR family oxidoreductase, with product MDSALVVGGTRFVGRHLVEELLAHDYRVTTFNRGKHDDPFAEDDRVHHVQGDRTDRKALLTAKREVEPDAVFDCVAYKPREVEHAIDVFGGVDAYVYVSSGSAYADEDVPKREDETTLESCTAEQATDDSMETYGARKAAGDRIVFEAAERGVNAMSVRPPVVYGPQDYTERLAYWVDRVAEHDEAVVPGDGTNLWQRVYVEDVARGLRLVAEEGEPGEAYNVGDRNAVTLDRMLDLIADALGTDIGRVYTSPRELDIVDLALEDFPLYRDYPHVLDTSKVEALGYESTPVEEAMAKTVDAHREHGRTGEEEGPDREDEERLLDVLGTV
- the gltB gene encoding glutamate synthase large subunit; translated protein: MHQSDSTNNRLLADPTDERSNCGVGVVVDLDGGQSHRVLSDALDVLENLQHRGTTGAEENTGDGAGALIQTPDEFFADVFGGLPETYAVGSFFLPQDADERAAVVETVEAALAEHGLAVDAWRDVPTNNSDLGATAVDSEPHVAQAVVRPNGAEDFQKALYVGRQAVEAAVDHERFYVCSLDEDTVVYKGLLKGDQVADYYPDLTDERVETGFALVHARFSTNTLGAWHLAHPYRNIVHNGEFNTIRGNVNWMRARESDLEAEEFTADELETVLPVIDDPEQSDTASVDNALELLMQTGRSLPHALRMLVPEAWQGDDEMSDARKEFYDYHASLVEPWDGPALVIGTDGDRIGGVLDRNGLRPCRYEKRADGTLVMASEQGALEGDVSEVEERGRLRPGQLFLAEPGEGVVDDEDVFEELTDEQYGEWVEQNQLRPETGEDVLPSDPTEDLRSEQAMFGYTRDELDELIAPMVQDGKDPVGSMGDDAPLPGISEFNHPLASYFRQLFAQVTNPPIDYIREDLVTSMETRLGRQNNLLGESPEHAEQIVLDSPVLADSDLNEVVNAGLSAATIDLSFGPEESLEAAVERVQREAADAVGDGVELLVLSQREAGEDAIPVPSLLATGAVHHHLTREGLRARAGLVVEAGDVRTVHQLAATVGYGAGAVNPYLAIESARDIVAGPDGPDPEEAVSSYLQALEDGLLKVMAKMGISTVESYQGAQIFEVVGLDSSVVDRFFSGTPNRTEGVGFDELEADIRARHAAGFDDEADIERIGEFENRTAGRFHQWNPQTVHSLQEGVDNGDYEAFEDYAEQVNDQAEQLQALRGLLDIDTEDRESVPVEDVEPAADIVERFSTAAMSLGSLSPEAHETNAEAANELGARANTGEGGEPPERFDTDRECAIKQVASGRFGVTSTYLSSADDLQIKMAQGSKPGEGGHLPGKKVNEMIADVRCSTPGVGLISPPPQHDIYSIEDLKQLISDLRAGNPDARVHVKLVSEAGIGTVAAGCAKAGADCIHISGHDGGTGASPKTSIKHAGLPWELGLAEANQLLVETGLRSRVTLRVDGGLKTGRDVAVGALLGAEEFAFGTASLVSAGCVMARICHTNNCPTGVATQDDDLRERFRGTPEKVANYLTFVAREFRELLAELGYTSVEDAVGRVEHLSQPESVHPKGEHIDLSRVLAEPEGDGRTHTVEQDQPDMELDEGIIADAQAAIADGESVSLTREITTRDRTVGARVSHAVSSEHGVEGLADDTLDVTLEGNAGQSFGAFLASGVTMSLTGAANDYVGKGLSGGTVAVETPPEAGFEPAENTLVGNVALYGATDGECYVNGVAGERFAVRNSGAHAVVEGVGDHGCEYMTGGIVVVLGDVGRNFAAGMSGGVAYVHDPDGDFEDRCNTGIVAVSRDPSERDESAIRRLVENHAARTDSDRAAELLANWEEAVSEFAVVMPDAYRDAIDERPEADARRSLPASAIEGSLAGSAD